Sequence from the Acidimicrobiia bacterium genome:
CCTGCTGGTGGCGGCGTCCTCGGTCTCCCTCCTCTTCGCCGCCACACCGTTCTTGATCCCCGAGGTGGCGGAGCGCTACGGGGTCGCCCTCGGCACCGCCGGGCTGATCTCGGCACTTCAGGTTGGAGGCTTTGCCGTGGTGACCTTCGTAGCCGGCAGGTGGTGGCGTGCCCGCCGGTCGCTCCTGGTGGTCGCCGCCGTGGTCGGGGGACTCGCCGACCTCGCCAGTGCCGCCGGCAGCCACTTCGGTCTGCTCCTGGTGCTGCGTTTCGTCGCCGGGGCCGCCGCCGGGGTGATGACCTGGCTGGCCTGGGCGGAGGCGATGCGTAGCGGACCGTCCATGCGCGACGTGGCCGCCGTCGGCCCCGTGTCGGCATTGCTGGCCGCACCGCTCCTCGGCTGGCTGGCGGCGTGGGGTGGCGACCGTGCGGTGTACCTGCTCCTCGGCGCCGCCACGCTGCCGGTGACCCTGCTGCCGGTGCGGATCCAGCCCAGCGAACGCCGCCGGGGCGCAGCCATGAGCCCGTCGCGGTCCAACCTGGTGCTCATCGCGGGGCTGGGGGTGCTCACGATGGCGGGATCCTCCCTGTTCGTATTCGTCGGAGCCCTCGCCGATCGGGAGATCGCCATGGAGGCGGTGGCCGTCTCCCTCGGATACAGCCTCAACGCCCTCACCGGTCTCATCGGGGCGCGCCGCCTCCCTCGCCCGGCGCGATCGTGGCCGTGGATGGTGGTGATCGTGGCCTCCGCCGGGACCCTGGTGGCGGTGCCCAACCCGGTGGTCTTCTACCTGAGCATGGCGGCCTGGGGTTTCGCCTTCTGGATGGCGGTGCCCGGGGTGCTCGGTGCCATCGCCGACTGGTCCTTGGTGGCCGACGAACGCACCGGCGATGCCCAGGCGGTGATGGCCCTGGGGCGGGCGGTGGGTCCGGCGGTGGGCGGAATCCTGGTTGGCGCGGGGCGGTTCGGCCCCTTGGGTGTGTTCGCCGCCCTCGGGATGGCGGTGGCTGCGGGAATGGTCGGTTTCGTGGAGCGCTACCGGACGGATAGGGCCGGTCCCGTCGGCTCGTCCGGCCTCACCGCTGCCTGAGCGCCGACCGCCTTGCCCTGTCCACCGTCTGGCGGGCGGCCTGGCGGGTCCGCAGGGCGGCACGGGCCGCCCGGGGGAACTCCCGCCCGAGGATGGTGAGACCTCCCAGGATCACCAGCGTCCCCGGCCCCGGGAGGGGCAGCAGCACGATGCCGAGAGCCACCGTCGACCCGCCGATCACAGCCACCGAGGCGCGCCTGGTCTGGCGCCGCAGGCGCCTGGAGAGGTTGGCCTGGGTGATGAGATCCTCGTCTTGATCCACGCCCGGTTCGACTCCGCGGGGGATGTGGTGGTTCCCGGAATCATTCCCGCAGAGCGGCCGCGAAGCGGGCCCCGACCTGACCGACGGGAAGGCATCCACCTCCCGGACGGTTGCAGCCTCCATGACCAGACCGTCCTTCGCCCTGGCTGCCCTTGCGCTGTTCGCCTCCGCCTGCACCGGCACGTCCGGCGAGGATCCCACCGTCACCACCAGTGAGGCGGCCACCACCATCCCGCAAGGCCCGGTGCTCGAGGGGCTTCCGCTCGGCTCGCTTCCCGAGGGCCCTTCCGCCCTGAGCGATCGCAACGCCCCCGAGTTCCCGCCGCCACTGGTCGATGTGTCGGACATCCGCTCCGGGGGCCCGCCTCCCGACGGGATTCCGCCCATCGACGATCCGCAGTTCATCTCGGTGAGCGAGGCTGACGCCTGGCTCGCCGACACCGAGGCGGTGGTGGTGATCGAGATCGACGGCGACGCCCGCGCCTACCCGGCACAGATACTGATCTGGCACGAGATCGTCAACGACGTGGTCGGCGGCGTGCCGGTGGCGGTGACCTACTGCCCGCTGTGCAACAGCGCCGTCGCCTATGGGTGGACCATCAACGGGGTGGTGACCACCTTCGGGACCTCGGGCAGCCTGTACAGCTCGGCCCTTGTCATGTACGACCGGGCAACCGAGAGCCTGTGGACCCATTACGACGGTACCGCCGTGGTGGGCATG
This genomic interval carries:
- a CDS encoding PGPGW domain-containing protein, whose protein sequence is MDQDEDLITQANLSRRLRRQTRRASVAVIGGSTVALGIVLLPLPGPGTLVILGGLTILGREFPRAARAALRTRQAARQTVDRARRSALRQR